Genomic segment of Candidatus Rokuibacteriota bacterium:
GCGGTCGAGGAGTGGACGGTGTGGAAGCGTCCGCCGTCCATCCGCTCGAGAACCAGGAGGTGCCCCCCCGCGTCCACGATGGCGACGGTGATGGCGATTCCGAGCTCGCCGGCCTTGGCGATGGCGGCCGCCATCATCCGCTTCGCCCCTCCGGTGGTGAGGCGCTTGGTCTGGGAAAACGGCATGGGTGCGCTTCCTCCGATGTTGCTCCCGCCCTCCGGGACGCGGGGAACGGGAGCGTCGCAAGTATCAAGGTCCGCAACGAGTGCGCGGGCGGCCGCCGGGGCCTTGCCCCTCGTGGCGTCGGAGCATGGCCGATGCTACAGCGCGGATGAAGCGCGGGTCAAGGCGAACGCTGACTGGGTGTGCTGCTACAGGCTCACACCCGCCCCCGCACTTCCTGAGCGAACCGCTCCATCGTCTCGAGCGCATGGGCCCGGCTCTCCGGAGCGTAATCGAAGACCAGGTGCTCCACCCCCAGGTCCTGGTAGCGCTTGATGTCATCGACGATCTCGGCGGCACTCCCCTCGCACGGCTGGCGATCCGCGCCGGGTGCGCGCTCCTGGAAGGCCAGGAGCACTTTGACGCTCAGCGCGATCTCGCTCATGGACCGGCCGGCCTCCTCCATCTGCCTGCGAAGCCCATCCACCCCTTTCCGCAGCTCGGCCGGCGACAGCCGAAACGGATGCCAGCCGTTGCCGACCTCGGCCACGCGCTTCAAGGCGGCGGGACTCCCGCCGCCGACCCAGATCGGCGTGTGGGGCCGGCTCCTGGGCTTGGGGCCGAAGGCGACCCCCTCGAACCGGTAAAACCGCCCCTGGAAGGTGGACCGCTCCTGGGTCCAGAGCGCTTTACAGATCCGGAGCCCCTCGGTGGTCCGCGCCCCCCGGTTTCCAAACGGCCAGTTCAACACCTCGAACTCCTCCTGGAACCAGCCGACGCCAACGCCGAAGACAAAGCGGCCGTCGAGCAGCTGGTCCAGATGGGCGACCTTCGCGGCGACCGCGATCGGATGGTGCATGGGGAGGATGCAGACGCTGGTTCCGAGCGTGAGGGCGCGCGTCCGTCCCGCCAGGTAGGTCAACACCGTGAACTGGTCCCAGTAGCGCTCGAGCCAGGCCGGAGGAAACTCGCCGTCCGCGGTGCCCGGGTAGCGGGAAACGCGCCTGGGCGGGATCACCAGGTGGTCGCTCGCCCAGAGCGAGTCAATGCCCAGCGCCTCGGCCTTTCGGGCGATGGCATCGAAGGTCTCGCGGGTGGCCTCCTCTCCCCGCACGATCAGCGAGAACCCGTATTTCACGGCCGCCCCTCCCGACCCCTCCGACGACGGTAAACGCCCTTTCCGCTGTCTCCGCTCAGGGCCGCCCCCTCACCCCTTCCGCCGCAGCTTCGGGTCGAGCGCGTCCCGCAGGGAATCGCCGAAGAGGTTGAAGCCGAACACGCCCAGGCTGATCGCGATGCCGGGGAAGAGGGCGATCCACGGGGCCTTCTCGGCATACGACGGAGCGGAGCCCGA
This window contains:
- a CDS encoding LLM class F420-dependent oxidoreductase, producing the protein MKYGFSLIVRGEEATRETFDAIARKAEALGIDSLWASDHLVIPPRRVSRYPGTADGEFPPAWLERYWDQFTVLTYLAGRTRALTLGTSVCILPMHHPIAVAAKVAHLDQLLDGRFVFGVGVGWFQEEFEVLNWPFGNRGARTTEGLRICKALWTQERSTFQGRFYRFEGVAFGPKPRSRPHTPIWVGGGSPAALKRVAEVGNGWHPFRLSPAELRKGVDGLRRQMEEAGRSMSEIALSVKVLLAFQERAPGADRQPCEGSAAEIVDDIKRYQDLGVEHLVFDYAPESRAHALETMERFAQEVRGRV